The Candidatus Omnitrophota bacterium genome contains the following window.
GACGGAAGGATTTACCAAGACATGAGCGACACAAGGCCTATAGGCGTATTCGATTCCGGGGTGGGAGGCCTTACGGTAGTAAGCCAGATACAGAAGATCCTGCCGAACGAAGAGATCATATATTTCGGCGATACCGCCAGAGTGCCTTACGGGACGAAGTCAAAAGAGACGGTAACAAGGTTCTCGGTCGAGAATATCGAGTTCCTGATGAAAAATAATGTCAAGATAGTCATCGTCGCCTGCAACACCGCTTCATCCCTGAGCCTCGATTTTCTGAAGAGGTGTTTCAGGGTCCCGATAATAGGGGTAATAGAACCCGGGGCGAAAGCGGCTGTGAAAGCGACGCGGAATAATATCGTAGGAGTGATCGGAACTCAGGCCACAATATCGTCGGGCGCTTATGAGAGGGCTATAAAAAAGATCGATCCTAAGAAGTCTATATTTGCCCAGAGCTGCCCGTTATTCGTTCCGCTTGTCGAAGAAGGGTGGATCGATAAGGGTGTGGCGCGTGAAATAGCGTCGATATATCTGAAGCCGCTGAAGAGCAACAAGATCGATACCTTGATCCTGGGCTGCACCCACTACCCGCTCTTGAAGACCGTTATAGGCTCTCTTATGGGTAAGGGCGTTTTACTTGTCGATTCGGCCAAAGAGGTGACTGAAGAGGCCAGGGATGTGCTTGATTCGAGCGGGCTATTGAACGGCTCAAAAGGAAGGCGATCGCATAAATTCTTTGTAAGCGATGAACCTGCGCGATTCGTGAAAATTGGAGAGAGATTCCTGAAGCAGCGTATAGAATGTGTGAAGAGGAGCGACTGATGTACGAGATAAGGATAAAGTCTAATTTCAGTGCCGCCCACAACCTGAGGAATTATCGCGGAAAATGCGAAAAGCTCCACGGGCACAACTGGGTGTGTGAAGCGGCATTCTCTTATAAGGCCCTTGATAAGAACGGCCTGGCCGTAGATTTCAGGCATGCAAAGAAGATGTTAAAATGCGTCCTCGAGAAGCTCGACCATTCATATTTGAACGACTTGGGATCATTTAAAAGATCGAACCCGACGTCGGAGAACATAGCAAAGTTCATATACGATAGCCTTAAGCTTAAGAACAAGCACCTGAAGTCAGTCCTCGTATGGGAGAACGAAAACTCCTGCGCCCTGTTCGCTGGGGAAGGAGAAGATAATTGAAAGATAAGGCTGTGATCCTGCTTTCGGGCGGGCTCGATTCCGCTGTGACGCTCTTTTATGCCGTAAAAAAAGGCTACGACTGCTATTGCCTATCGTTCGATTACGGACAGCGGCACTGTGCCGAACTGGAGCAGGCCAGGCGGATAGCTAATGCGGCGGAAGCGGAATTCAGGCTCGTAAAACTGGATATGTCATGGGGCGGCTCCGCGTTGATCGATGAAGCGATAGGCCTTCCTGTGGGCAGG
Protein-coding sequences here:
- the murI gene encoding glutamate racemase; this translates as MSDTRPIGVFDSGVGGLTVVSQIQKILPNEEIIYFGDTARVPYGTKSKETVTRFSVENIEFLMKNNVKIVIVACNTASSLSLDFLKRCFRVPIIGVIEPGAKAAVKATRNNIVGVIGTQATISSGAYERAIKKIDPKKSIFAQSCPLFVPLVEEGWIDKGVAREIASIYLKPLKSNKIDTLILGCTHYPLLKTVIGSLMGKGVLLVDSAKEVTEEARDVLDSSGLLNGSKGRRSHKFFVSDEPARFVKIGERFLKQRIECVKRSD
- the queD gene encoding 6-carboxytetrahydropterin synthase QueD: MYEIRIKSNFSAAHNLRNYRGKCEKLHGHNWVCEAAFSYKALDKNGLAVDFRHAKKMLKCVLEKLDHSYLNDLGSFKRSNPTSENIAKFIYDSLKLKNKHLKSVLVWENENSCALFAGEGEDN